The following nucleotide sequence is from Mucilaginibacter sp. cycad4.
GATTGTTTCAGGTGCGCGGTGTCTTCGCCAATGCTTTTTGTAAAGTCGATAGCGAATTCCATGTACCTCAATACATCGTCATCCCATACCGCGGTATTACCCGAGGTTTGGTAAGCTACGTGTACATCATGCCCCTGATCTACCAATCGGATAAATGTACCGCCCATCGAGATCACGTCATCATCCGGGTGTGGGGAAAAGATGATAGAACGTTTTTTGGCAGGTAATGCCCTTTCCGGTCTTTGCGAATCGTCGGCATCCGGTTTACCACCCGGCCAGCCGGTGATGGTATGCTGGATCTGGTTAAAAATATCGATATTGATATTATATACCGGGCCCTGCTCTACGGCAAGTTGGGCCATGCCGTGGTTATTATAATCTTCTTCCGTTAGTTTCAGTACCGGTTTGTTGATTTCGCTTGCCAGCCAGATCACCGCTTTCTTTTTCAGCTGGCTGTCCCATACGCAGTCTTTTACTAACCATGGGGTATCAAACCGCGTCAGCTCTGATGCCGCTGCTTCGTCCAGTACAAACTCTACATGGTCGGATAGTTGCAGGTAGGTTGCCGGTACTTCGCCCGAGATCTCCCCTTCTACTGCTTTCTTGATGATTGGCGCTTTCTTCCTGCTCCAGGCCATCAGGATGATCTCCCTTGCCTTGAAGATGGTGCCGATACCCATCGTGATTGCCTTGGTTGGCACATTCGCCTTACCACCAAAATCCCTTGAGGCATCACTCCTTGTTAAATCATCTAAAGTGACCATCCGAGTACCTGAGTTGGGTGCGGAGCCTGGTTCGTTGAAACCGATGTGGCCTGTACGGCCGATACCTAAGATTTGAAGGTCTAATCCTCCCAGTTCTTCAATCTGCTTTTCGTAGGCCAGGCAGTACCCTGCCACCGCCTCTTTATCCAATGTGCCATCCGGGATATGCACATTCGTTTTATCTATATCAATATGGCTGAAAAGGTTTTCATACATGAAGGTCACATAGCTTTGAGCCGCTGTGGGTTTCATGGGGTAGTACTCATCCAGGTTGAAAGTGATCACATTTTTAAAGCTCAAGCCTGTTTCTTTGTGCTGCCTTACCAGTTCGGCATATACCCCTATCGGGGTTACACCGGTGGCAAGTCCTAATACCGCTTTTTCGCCTTTGGCCTGTTTTGCGCGGATCAGATCTGCTATCCGGTTCGCTACTGCCACTGAGGCTTCCTGCTGGTTGTTGTATACGCTTACCGGTAACTTCTCGTAACGTGTCTCTTCCAATAAATTTAATCGTGCCATGAATCTTAGGAAATGTAAATGAGGTTAGTTGTTCAAAACAAATATATCAGATATTTACATAGTGCCGTTATTATTTTAACTTTTGCGGCAGTGCAAACGCATTTAAAGGGGGTTAACACGGGTTAACACATTTCAAATATTTACAACACAACACGTTAATAATCAATATTTTAATCACAGCCATGGGTTACACTAAACTGATATTTTTGAGCGACTAACACATCCGAACGTTTGCACCTGTTATTGACAAAAGCAGGTGCTGATGAAACCTGACCCGTTTAACCGGCATCAGGCTATAAAACAAGTGTCATTTGATACTGATAGTTTGCCAATATCATTGTCTTATTTCGTTAGCTATATTAACAACAAATCATCGTAACTAAAATATTAAATGCGTTTGCCCCAACTTTTGCGGGTTGCCGCACAAATAGTAATTTAAGCCCATGATACCATTGAACCATAACCTGCAACACCTGTTTAGCATCGCTCAAAAACCATCAAAAATGGGCATAGGCCTAATGTCGGGCACCTCATTGGATGGGCTTGACATTGCCCTGTGTAAATTTACCGGGAATGGTTTAAGCACACATTTTGAGCTGATGCAATTTATCACCATCCCCTATCCGGATAGTTTTAAGCAGGAAGTTCAGCAGGTGTTTGCCCGGCGCAATGCCGATCTTGAAAAGGTAACTTTACTGAACGCTTATATCGGCAGCTATCATGCCGAACTGATATTGCAGGCACTTGATCAATGGCATGTCGAGCCACAAGAGGTTGATTTTATCGCCAGTCATGGTCAAACTATTTACCATGCACCCCAGCGTTTACATCAGCATAAAAACTATCCTAACGCCACCCTGCAAATTGGCGACGGCGACCATATTGCCGTAAAAACCGGTATATTAACCATCAGCGATTTCAGGCAAAAGCATATTGCTGCCAGGGGAGAGGGCGCTCCGCTGGCTTTATATGGAGATGTATTATTAGGCAATAAACCCGGCGAGAACCGGGTATTGTTAAATATAGGAGGCATTGCCAATTTAACCTGGTTGCCGGGCGACGGTGATTTTAGCCGTGTGCTTTGCACCGATATAGGCCCCGGCAATACACTCATCGATGCTGCCTGCCGTAAATATTTTGATAAGCCATTTGATGAAGATTCGGTTATAGCTTATAGCGGAACCGTAAATGGGGACCTATTAACGGCACTCCTCTCCCATCCCTTTTTTAAAGAAAAAGCACCTAAAACCACCGGACCAGAACTGTTTAATCTTGATATAGTTGCCGAAGCACAGGAACAATCAGGCATAAAGCAAATTAGCAATCAAGATCTTGTTTGTACCTTAAGTGCCTTTACAGCGGCATCTATAGCAAGCTTTATCAGGGAAAATATCTCCGGAGATGATATTAAAATTTTCACCAGCGGTGGCGGAGCGAGAAATCCGTTTGTTGTTGGCGAATTAAAAAAATTATTGCCGGAAACATTAATTGAAGATAGCAGTACAATGGGGATTAATCCCGACGCCAAGGAAGCGATACTGTTTGCGCTGTTAGGCAATGAAGCATTATGCGGTGAACCGATCAGGATCGGTGTTAACCCTGCGGTATTGATGGGGAAATTTTGTCTCCCGGTTTGATTAATTATTTCAACGCAGAGACGCATCACATCGTCTCCGGCAAGCAAATTAAAACGCGATCATGTTCCCTCAGGGTCTCTCGCAGATTTAGGTTTACCCATAAAATCTAAATGTGCACTAAGCAGCGGTTACACGGTAAGTTTACGATTACGAGACTCCGCTGGAGTCTATTTTTCTTTAAATTTTGTCTATAAACACGTGGCCTCTCTGAGACCAAATGGCAGACCGGGTATACTAATATAAAACATTGCCGGCCTCAGCGGGGCCACGTGTTTATAGCTAAAACGAACAGTTTTTTGGATCCGTAGGTGCCTCCTGTCGCAATTTTAGGTTAATGAATTTTGTGGGTAAACTTAAATCTGCGAGAGACCCTGATAGGACGTTAAATTCCTGTAAGAGCAGGGCGTAGAAGACTTCTCCTAACCTCCGGTACACAAATCCCCTTTGGCTCGTCGAAATGACACCTTTTATTAATGAGAAAATTAAAAGATATTCAAACATAAATCAACGCCCCATCTGCTGCCTCACAAAGCGCCTCACACGTTGCAGCAGTGTTCCTTTTCTGTTAGCCAGGAAATGTTTAATGGCCCTATAAGCCTGCTCATTTTCCTGTATCACCTCCGGAAATTGTGTTACCTGTTTGCGTGCCATTTGTACGTGGTAAATATCTTCGTTATTAGAGTGTACACCCGTACCGTCATGGCCTATATTTTGAATAAGCGATTGCGAGGGGTTCAGCGTCAACCCGTTCTTCAAAAAGATAGAGGCATACCAACGGATGGCCCATGAATTATTTTTACCAGCTTTAAACTGTTCTATCTGCTTCCAGAAGTTCATTTTGCCTTCTATCGAAAACCGGGCTATTTTCAGCGTATCAAACTGATCAATCAGCTTATCAACATCAGGTTCAAAGTTTTTCCAGGCACGGGCCCAGGTTGCCCAGCCCCAGCTGGTGGCCGCACGGTAAAAGAAAGTTTCGGGCAGGGTTTTATCATGCAGGTTGTACATATATGCGCCAATATGCATTACCTGTTCATGGTTTGCATATTTTGTTAGCGCGTCATTGAAATACTGCAGGGTATACGGTGAAGATAACAGGTCGTCTTCAAATACGATCACTTTGCCATATTCATACACCAACTGCGTTACCCCGCTAATAATGGATTCGGCCAAACCGAGGTTATGATCACGCAAAACAACTTTTACGGATTTAAAACCGCTTACATCTTTTACCAGTTGCCTCACCTGTTCAACCTTCGGTTTATCAGTGTCGGTTTTGGCTGCATCGCAAAAAATATACAGGCGCGACTCATCGGCCAGTAAATTTTGCTGCAAATAACTGATGGTACGGCGGGTATGATCGGGCCGGTTGTAAACAAAAAGGGCTATAGGGGCAAGGTTTTGCATTGTATGATTTCAGCAGATCAGGTATTGAAATTAACCACCCGGCATTTAGCAGGGCATTAAATTTGCGAAGGTAAAATTATACCATAACCTCCCGATTGCAAACAAATAAAATAATTTGTTTTTATTCTGCCGATTTTACAGTAAATGTGGTGCGGCGGTTAAGCTGCCTGCCCTCGGGGTTATCCTTGCCATTTGGCAATTTGTTTGGGGCAACGGGCATCCTTTTTCCATAGCCTTTTGCCTTAATACGTGATGATTTAATGCCTTGCAATAACAGGTAATCAACACAAGCCTCTGCACGGGCCTGCGACAATTTCATGTTCGCTGCATCGCTGCCTATCCCATCGGTATGTGAGCCAAGCTCGATTTTAATTTTAGGGTTATCGTTCATGATGGCTACCAGCTTATCCAGGGTATCAAATGATTCGGACCTGAGATGGGCGTTACCAAAATCAAAATAAATATTCTCAATCGTTATCTGAACATTGATCTTATAATCCTGCAGGCAAATTTCGGGGTTAATGAGCGTGTCAATACCCGGCTTTACTATCGGCGCAGGAATAACTTTGGTAAAGTACCCCTTTTGCGAGATCTCCAGCTTATACCTGGGCAGCTTTTCCTTTACCTGGAAAACATAA
It contains:
- a CDS encoding glycosyltransferase family A protein is translated as MQNLAPIALFVYNRPDHTRRTISYLQQNLLADESRLYIFCDAAKTDTDKPKVEQVRQLVKDVSGFKSVKVVLRDHNLGLAESIISGVTQLVYEYGKVIVFEDDLLSSPYTLQYFNDALTKYANHEQVMHIGAYMYNLHDKTLPETFFYRAATSWGWATWARAWKNFEPDVDKLIDQFDTLKIARFSIEGKMNFWKQIEQFKAGKNNSWAIRWYASIFLKNGLTLNPSQSLIQNIGHDGTGVHSNNEDIYHVQMARKQVTQFPEVIQENEQAYRAIKHFLANRKGTLLQRVRRFVRQQMGR
- the nagB gene encoding glucosamine-6-phosphate deaminase; translation: MARLNLLEETRYEKLPVSVYNNQQEASVAVANRIADLIRAKQAKGEKAVLGLATGVTPIGVYAELVRQHKETGLSFKNVITFNLDEYYPMKPTAAQSYVTFMYENLFSHIDIDKTNVHIPDGTLDKEAVAGYCLAYEKQIEELGGLDLQILGIGRTGHIGFNEPGSAPNSGTRMVTLDDLTRSDASRDFGGKANVPTKAITMGIGTIFKAREIILMAWSRKKAPIIKKAVEGEISGEVPATYLQLSDHVEFVLDEAAASELTRFDTPWLVKDCVWDSQLKKKAVIWLASEINKPVLKLTEEDYNNHGMAQLAVEQGPVYNINIDIFNQIQHTITGWPGGKPDADDSQRPERALPAKKRSIIFSPHPDDDVISMGGTFIRLVDQGHDVHVAYQTSGNTAVWDDDVLRYMEFAIDFTKSIGEDTAHLKQSYEDMRAFFPTKQPNEIDTQEIRNVKGFIRKTEAISGARYAGLQDDHIHFMALPFYETGKTKKNSVGEEDIQLTIDLLQKVKPQQIFAAGDFADPNGTHLVCFKIILAALDRLKGKEAWVEDCWLWMYRGAWHEFETYEIEMAVPLSPQEVIRKRNAIFKHQSQKDRPVFPGDDAREFWVRAEDRTRDTAQRYDRLGLAEYEAMEAFKRYMF
- a CDS encoding anhydro-N-acetylmuramic acid kinase — protein: MIPLNHNLQHLFSIAQKPSKMGIGLMSGTSLDGLDIALCKFTGNGLSTHFELMQFITIPYPDSFKQEVQQVFARRNADLEKVTLLNAYIGSYHAELILQALDQWHVEPQEVDFIASHGQTIYHAPQRLHQHKNYPNATLQIGDGDHIAVKTGILTISDFRQKHIAARGEGAPLALYGDVLLGNKPGENRVLLNIGGIANLTWLPGDGDFSRVLCTDIGPGNTLIDAACRKYFDKPFDEDSVIAYSGTVNGDLLTALLSHPFFKEKAPKTTGPELFNLDIVAEAQEQSGIKQISNQDLVCTLSAFTAASIASFIRENISGDDIKIFTSGGGARNPFVVGELKKLLPETLIEDSSTMGINPDAKEAILFALLGNEALCGEPIRIGVNPAVLMGKFCLPV